The Microbulbifer hydrolyticus genome has a segment encoding these proteins:
- a CDS encoding PepSY-associated TM helix domain-containing protein has protein sequence MRKTFFILHKYAGLFLGLLLSLIGITGSLLVFDHVLDETLAPETVTFRPSTHPASYAEILAAAQAAVPGNPSPTRLMIQRQAGSPHVVRFPRPEGAPGPVEVTVSPTDAEVLAVRGWGTPEYTMTWIYRLHYTLLAGKNGKTVVGLMGLLLMVFCVTGAVLWWPKRSRAKSNGKNGQRDWKRAFSISRSGNRFRFYFDVHKVFGIYFLPLLLMISFSGVTLVFPQQVEAVVGSLFATEPRPALPPSRTDRGVPLTADEVVAIGERAFPGGVLKRIYLPRNEGDSYGLTFRADGEAWTNYGASIARVDQYSGELLMTQNVTEIPLGNKILRWQFPLHNGDALGIVGRWLVLLAGLVPALLFATGSYLWWKKRRLQRQKASTASGNARIRQTSAA, from the coding sequence ATGCGCAAAACATTTTTCATCCTGCACAAGTACGCCGGCCTGTTCCTGGGCCTGCTGCTTTCACTGATCGGAATCACCGGCAGCCTGCTGGTGTTCGATCATGTGCTGGATGAAACCCTCGCGCCGGAAACCGTCACCTTCCGCCCCTCGACACACCCGGCCAGCTACGCGGAAATCCTTGCCGCGGCCCAGGCCGCCGTTCCGGGCAACCCCTCCCCTACCCGGCTGATGATCCAGCGGCAGGCCGGCAGCCCGCATGTGGTCCGCTTCCCGAGGCCGGAGGGCGCTCCCGGACCTGTCGAGGTTACGGTGTCGCCTACGGATGCGGAGGTGCTCGCCGTGCGCGGCTGGGGCACACCCGAGTACACCATGACCTGGATTTATCGCCTGCATTACACCTTGCTGGCCGGTAAAAACGGCAAGACCGTGGTCGGGCTGATGGGGCTGCTGTTGATGGTGTTCTGCGTAACGGGCGCGGTGTTGTGGTGGCCAAAACGGAGCAGGGCAAAAAGTAACGGCAAAAACGGGCAGCGCGACTGGAAGCGCGCCTTCTCGATATCCCGCAGTGGCAACCGCTTTCGCTTCTATTTCGACGTGCACAAAGTGTTTGGAATCTATTTCCTGCCGCTACTGCTGATGATCAGCTTTTCCGGTGTGACCCTGGTATTTCCGCAGCAGGTGGAAGCCGTGGTCGGCAGCCTGTTCGCCACCGAGCCACGTCCGGCCCTGCCGCCATCGCGCACCGACCGCGGCGTGCCACTGACCGCCGACGAAGTGGTTGCCATCGGCGAACGCGCCTTCCCCGGCGGTGTGCTCAAGCGTATCTACCTGCCCCGCAATGAAGGCGACAGCTACGGCCTGACGTTTCGCGCCGATGGAGAGGCGTGGACCAATTATGGTGCGAGTATCGCGCGGGTGGACCAGTACAGCGGCGAGCTGTTGATGACACAGAACGTCACCGAGATCCCCCTCGGCAACAAGATCCTGCGCTGGCAGTTCCCCCTGCACAATGGCGATGCCCTCGGTATTGTTGGACGCTGGCTGGTACTTTTGGCAGGCTTGGTTCCGGCGCTTCTGTTCGCCACCGGCAGCTACCTCTGGTGGAAGAAACGCCGGCTTCAGCGCCAGAAGGCATCGACGGCGTCCGGCAATGCCCGGATACGCCAGACTTCTGCCGCCTGA
- a CDS encoding zinc-binding alcohol dehydrogenase family protein, translating to MKAIGLHQYLPIDKEESLADLNIDRPTPGPRDLLVSIKAIAVNPVDTKVRAPKATPVTETTPKILGWDAAGEVVAVGSEVKNFAEGDRVFYAGDITRPGCNSEFQLVDERIVGKMPRTQDFQASAALPLTSITAWEALFDRLGISPEGKDSGKTILIVGGAGGVGSIAIQLASTLAKLNVIATASRTKSSMWVKEMGARHVVNHRNPLDQELKDIGFENVDYILCLNNTDQHFPAMASAIKPQGKICTIVENTAPLEIGLLKAKSATFVWEFMFTRAMFQTEDMEQQGVLLNRIAELIDRETLVTTVGETIEPINATNLRLAHRQLETGSTIGKIVLAGWE from the coding sequence GTGAAAGCCATCGGGCTGCATCAGTACCTGCCGATCGACAAAGAAGAGTCCCTCGCTGACCTCAACATAGACCGCCCCACGCCCGGCCCACGCGACTTGCTGGTGTCGATCAAGGCCATTGCGGTCAACCCGGTAGACACCAAGGTACGCGCGCCCAAGGCCACGCCTGTCACCGAAACCACCCCCAAAATTCTCGGCTGGGACGCAGCCGGCGAAGTGGTCGCGGTTGGCAGTGAGGTGAAAAACTTTGCCGAGGGCGACCGGGTTTTTTACGCCGGCGATATCACCCGCCCGGGCTGCAACAGCGAATTCCAGCTGGTGGATGAGCGTATTGTCGGGAAAATGCCCCGCACCCAGGACTTCCAGGCCTCGGCGGCACTGCCACTGACCAGTATCACCGCATGGGAAGCACTGTTCGACCGGCTGGGTATTTCGCCCGAGGGCAAAGACAGCGGGAAAACGATTCTGATCGTCGGTGGTGCGGGTGGAGTGGGCTCGATTGCCATTCAGCTGGCGAGCACACTCGCCAAGCTAAACGTCATCGCCACCGCCTCACGAACAAAATCCAGCATGTGGGTGAAGGAAATGGGTGCCCGGCATGTGGTGAATCACCGCAACCCGCTGGACCAGGAGCTGAAAGACATCGGCTTTGAAAACGTCGATTATATTCTGTGCCTGAACAATACCGACCAGCACTTTCCAGCGATGGCCAGTGCGATCAAGCCCCAGGGGAAAATCTGCACCATTGTGGAAAATACGGCGCCCCTGGAAATCGGCCTGCTGAAAGCCAAAAGTGCGACGTTTGTGTGGGAGTTCATGTTCACCCGCGCCATGTTCCAGACCGAAGACATGGAACAGCAGGGCGTATTGCTCAACCGCATCGCCGAACTGATCGACCGGGAAACGCTGGTGACCACGGTGGGAGAAACCATCGAGCCCATCAATGCCACCAACCTGCGCCTCGCCCATCGTCAGCTGGAGACAGGAAGTACGATTGGAAAGATTGTGCTGGCGGGGTGGGAGTGA
- a CDS encoding OmpA family protein translates to MSRPSNRFYKLKRVIQPGCAFAIALSASVSVFAQETPGGSAGEQTAAESAWWQLIPGLSPGVERNGDYSDKPLGSNTETTLIPAAGQLWVQDAEAFIDPEEPVVEADALPPLLYREVDDEIDPELVEQLKEKLAALEDAHELQLIFTGHTDSDPLSEEQLGAFEDKAAFTEARARQVAEYFQTVLELPQQAVLFEGRGDSEPLTESITEKGRVLNRRVDVKLRYFELDQQARDAQRRAEAAQLNRVQVCRQETVCKLRYTAGSDKRARLKNLVSPLRLQPGQVDLPAAFVRRIQEVRNTLLDKPNLTIHFVGHTDGKPLPEGPAELYDDQMALSRAEARRVALAVADQLNMPGYMVTSSGKGSSQPIAANDTAKGRALNHRVEVEFWYDDLLETAADGLQACPESAAAETITIAHESPTGDVPPIFLDSGEPQISGAQLAQMQRMMDEVAGKQNVRLSFIGYSDNERMERREAMVYGDDVGLSSARAEKTMRAVQQHLGLEDAQVEFEGRGFVESKDVVQTGFIHMDGARVEVQVLYDELAVLAEKDRLEIERIQQEAEAHNPYALNLMRITVDGAPEYDPHKNSADLQRCTDVALENANIQFRFDNQTMQPRLNITAFPSTIRYADDPETEIADSRVQFKRYTNYPSFITRAEVRIFEEDQSLRDEPLAVVTLDQNGEGSWDADFEAYQAPLKKLQYVLRVYDWKQRFDETRPQTLWLVDNFEPQLQETTIEKELLVGYGENRLAEQNIPVNGNAVLVNGADIPSNHSVWLAGREIPVSNSGEFVAEEIFAKGLHTVEVAVLDDSGNGELFLRDLEFNRDDWFTVGIADVTIARDDTNGPAALVTGDETHYDNSASYDGRLAFYTSGSFGDGWQLSASADTEEGPVEDLFTNFMEKNPDALFRRLDSDLYYPTFGDDSTVVEDAPTSGKFYIKLENYDDYGLWGNFNASYTDNELAHIDRALYGANFHFETDDVTDFGEKRFQIDAFSAEPGTIAGRDEFRGTGGSLYYMRHQDILTGSERLRVEVRDKNSGIVLGVKNLTPVIDYDVDYIQGRVLLNRPLSAIANDNLIVQDGSYNGNPQYLVARYEYTPGFDDLDTLAVGGRAHYWAGDHVKIGVSASQQDEEDNESSLNGVDLILRKTAGTWMKIEVAESQGNTLDSLSSLDGGYSFNPGSFEQGSFDQAPLDPNAKAGANKFEAAVQVGDFFEGARGSASVYAQQRDAGFAGPGMLATRETEQYGAAVNLPIGERFDVGLKADTREQQQGLQTEATDVELGYRLSERWRLAAAARSDSREDLSPIVPVTQKQGDRTDVAVQASYDSGADWSAFGFVQRTAEISGNRDENNRVGFGGAYRVSERLTLDSELSGGDTGTAARLGTDFLVTDRTNLYLNYTLDNERTDTGVRARKGNLNSGFRSRFSDTTSIYGEERYTHGDVSTGLTHALGVDLAPSDKWNYGTSLEAGTLEDPRTGAETERRAVGASMGFNDGDLRLSSAVEYRVDNMQTLSDPDTVLENERKTWLLKNALSFQISPDWRLVGKLNYSDSQSSQGEFYDGKFTEGVMGYAYRPVANDRWNTLLKYTYFYNVPTTDQVLVTSNSRNSATEFVQKSHIFSVDTNYDLTQRWTIGAKYAYRLGQLSMERDNPEFFDSAASLYVLRADWHFVNKWDLLIEGRLLDLPDAGDRKSGALLALYRQMGRNFKAGIGYNFTDFSDDLTDLDYDSQGVFINMVGKF, encoded by the coding sequence ATGTCCCGTCCTTCTAACCGTTTTTATAAATTGAAGCGAGTGATCCAGCCCGGTTGCGCGTTTGCCATTGCACTTTCCGCCAGTGTGTCCGTGTTCGCACAGGAAACCCCCGGGGGAAGTGCGGGTGAGCAGACCGCGGCGGAAAGCGCCTGGTGGCAGCTTATTCCAGGCCTGTCACCCGGGGTCGAACGTAACGGCGATTACAGCGATAAACCACTCGGCAGCAACACCGAGACCACCCTGATCCCGGCCGCTGGCCAGTTGTGGGTACAGGATGCGGAAGCCTTTATCGACCCGGAAGAGCCGGTCGTGGAAGCCGACGCGCTACCACCGCTGCTCTATCGCGAGGTCGATGATGAAATCGATCCGGAGCTGGTAGAGCAACTCAAGGAAAAGCTCGCTGCGCTGGAAGACGCCCACGAGCTACAGCTGATTTTCACTGGTCACACGGATAGCGATCCGTTGTCGGAAGAGCAGCTGGGTGCGTTCGAAGACAAGGCGGCGTTTACCGAAGCGCGCGCCAGGCAGGTGGCAGAATATTTCCAGACAGTACTCGAGCTGCCGCAACAGGCGGTACTGTTCGAAGGGCGCGGCGACAGCGAGCCACTTACGGAAAGCATCACCGAAAAAGGGCGAGTGCTGAATCGTCGCGTCGACGTGAAGCTGCGTTATTTTGAACTGGACCAGCAAGCCCGCGATGCACAGCGTCGCGCCGAGGCGGCACAGCTCAACCGCGTGCAGGTCTGTCGTCAGGAAACCGTGTGCAAGCTGCGCTATACCGCGGGCTCGGACAAGCGCGCGCGCCTGAAAAACCTGGTGTCACCCCTGCGCCTGCAGCCGGGGCAGGTGGATCTGCCCGCGGCGTTTGTGCGCCGTATCCAGGAGGTGCGCAACACCCTTCTGGACAAGCCCAATCTCACTATCCACTTTGTCGGCCATACCGATGGCAAGCCGCTACCGGAAGGGCCGGCGGAACTCTACGACGACCAGATGGCGCTGTCGCGCGCGGAAGCGCGCCGGGTCGCACTGGCGGTAGCCGATCAACTGAATATGCCGGGTTATATGGTGACCAGCAGCGGTAAAGGCTCGAGCCAGCCGATTGCCGCCAACGATACCGCCAAGGGTCGCGCCCTGAACCACCGTGTGGAAGTGGAATTCTGGTACGACGATCTGCTGGAAACCGCGGCCGACGGTTTGCAGGCGTGCCCGGAGTCCGCCGCGGCGGAAACCATTACCATCGCCCACGAATCCCCCACCGGTGATGTCCCGCCGATCTTCCTGGACAGCGGCGAGCCCCAGATCTCCGGCGCGCAGCTGGCACAGATGCAACGCATGATGGATGAGGTGGCGGGCAAACAGAATGTGCGCCTGAGTTTTATCGGCTACAGCGATAACGAGCGCATGGAGCGCCGCGAGGCCATGGTCTATGGCGATGACGTGGGTCTGTCTTCTGCGCGTGCGGAAAAAACCATGCGCGCGGTTCAGCAGCATCTCGGCCTCGAAGACGCGCAGGTGGAATTTGAAGGCCGCGGCTTTGTGGAATCCAAGGATGTGGTGCAGACCGGCTTTATCCATATGGACGGCGCGCGGGTAGAAGTGCAGGTGCTCTACGACGAGCTGGCCGTGCTGGCGGAGAAGGACCGGCTGGAGATCGAGCGTATTCAGCAAGAGGCAGAGGCCCACAACCCCTATGCCCTGAACCTGATGCGGATCACCGTGGACGGTGCGCCCGAGTATGACCCGCACAAGAACTCCGCCGACCTGCAGCGCTGTACTGATGTGGCCCTGGAAAATGCCAATATCCAGTTCCGCTTCGATAACCAGACCATGCAGCCGCGCCTGAACATCACCGCGTTCCCCAGCACCATCCGCTACGCGGACGATCCGGAAACGGAAATTGCCGACAGCCGGGTACAGTTCAAGCGCTACACCAACTATCCGTCGTTCATCACCCGCGCGGAAGTGCGCATCTTCGAGGAAGACCAGTCCCTGCGCGACGAGCCGCTGGCGGTGGTCACCCTGGACCAGAATGGCGAGGGCAGCTGGGACGCGGATTTCGAGGCCTACCAGGCGCCATTGAAAAAACTGCAGTACGTTCTGCGCGTGTACGACTGGAAGCAGCGCTTTGATGAAACCCGCCCACAGACCCTGTGGCTGGTGGACAACTTCGAACCGCAGTTGCAGGAAACCACCATTGAGAAAGAACTGCTGGTCGGTTACGGGGAAAATCGCCTTGCCGAGCAGAATATTCCGGTGAACGGCAATGCGGTGCTGGTGAACGGTGCGGATATTCCCTCCAATCACAGTGTGTGGCTGGCCGGGCGCGAGATTCCGGTGAGCAACAGCGGTGAATTTGTTGCCGAAGAAATTTTTGCCAAGGGCCTGCACACCGTCGAAGTGGCGGTGCTGGATGACAGTGGCAACGGCGAGCTGTTCCTGCGGGACCTGGAGTTCAATCGCGACGACTGGTTTACCGTGGGTATCGCCGACGTGACCATTGCCCGCGACGATACCAATGGCCCCGCGGCTCTGGTTACCGGGGATGAAACCCACTACGACAACTCCGCCAGTTACGATGGCCGCCTGGCGTTTTACACCAGCGGCAGCTTTGGCGACGGCTGGCAGCTTTCTGCCAGTGCTGATACCGAAGAGGGGCCGGTCGAAGATCTGTTTACCAACTTTATGGAAAAGAACCCGGACGCACTTTTCCGTCGTCTGGACAGTGATCTTTACTACCCGACCTTTGGTGACGACTCCACCGTTGTGGAAGATGCGCCCACGTCCGGCAAGTTTTATATCAAGCTGGAAAACTACGACGATTACGGCCTGTGGGGTAACTTCAATGCGTCCTACACCGACAATGAACTGGCTCACATCGACCGCGCGCTTTACGGGGCCAACTTCCACTTTGAAACCGATGACGTAACCGACTTCGGTGAAAAACGCTTCCAGATCGACGCCTTCAGCGCGGAGCCGGGCACCATCGCCGGGCGCGACGAGTTCCGCGGAACCGGTGGCTCCCTCTATTACATGCGGCACCAGGATATCCTGACCGGTTCCGAGCGCCTGCGGGTGGAGGTACGGGACAAGAACTCCGGCATCGTGCTCGGGGTGAAAAACCTCACTCCGGTGATCGACTACGATGTGGATTACATTCAGGGGCGGGTACTGTTGAACCGCCCACTGTCTGCCATTGCCAATGACAACCTGATCGTGCAGGACGGATCCTACAACGGTAACCCGCAGTACCTGGTGGCCCGCTACGAGTACACTCCGGGCTTTGATGATCTCGACACCCTTGCCGTGGGCGGTCGCGCCCATTACTGGGCCGGTGATCACGTCAAGATCGGCGTAAGCGCCAGCCAGCAGGACGAGGAAGACAATGAATCTTCTTTAAATGGTGTCGATCTCATCCTGCGCAAAACCGCCGGAACCTGGATGAAAATCGAGGTTGCCGAGAGTCAGGGCAACACCCTCGACAGCCTGTCTTCACTCGACGGCGGCTACAGTTTCAACCCGGGCAGTTTCGAGCAGGGCAGTTTTGACCAGGCCCCGCTGGATCCCAACGCCAAGGCGGGTGCCAACAAGTTTGAAGCCGCCGTGCAGGTGGGGGATTTCTTCGAGGGCGCACGGGGTTCGGCGTCCGTGTATGCGCAGCAACGGGATGCGGGCTTCGCCGGTCCCGGTATGCTCGCAACGCGCGAAACCGAGCAGTATGGTGCCGCTGTGAACCTTCCGATCGGCGAGCGCTTTGATGTGGGCCTTAAAGCCGACACCCGCGAGCAGCAGCAGGGCCTGCAGACGGAAGCGACCGATGTGGAACTGGGTTATCGCCTGAGTGAGCGCTGGCGTCTCGCCGCTGCCGCTCGTTCCGATTCCCGTGAGGACCTTTCGCCCATAGTGCCGGTTACCCAGAAGCAGGGTGATCGTACCGATGTGGCTGTGCAGGCCAGTTACGACTCCGGTGCGGACTGGAGCGCGTTCGGATTCGTGCAGCGTACCGCCGAGATTTCCGGCAACCGCGATGAAAACAACCGCGTCGGTTTCGGTGGCGCCTACCGGGTGAGCGAGCGCCTGACCCTGGACAGTGAGCTCTCCGGTGGCGATACCGGCACCGCGGCACGCCTCGGCACCGACTTCCTGGTGACCGATCGCACCAACCTTTACCTGAATTACACCCTCGACAATGAGCGCACCGATACCGGTGTGCGCGCGCGCAAGGGTAACCTCAACAGCGGTTTCCGCAGCCGCTTCAGTGATACCACGAGTATCTATGGTGAGGAGCGCTATACCCACGGGGATGTCTCCACCGGCCTGACCCACGCCCTCGGTGTGGACCTGGCGCCCAGCGACAAATGGAATTACGGCACCAGCCTGGAAGCGGGCACGTTAGAGGACCCACGCACCGGTGCTGAAACCGAGCGTCGCGCGGTGGGGGCCAGCATGGGCTTCAATGACGGCGACCTGCGCCTGTCCAGTGCGGTGGAATACCGCGTGGACAATATGCAGACGCTATCCGATCCGGACACGGTACTGGAAAACGAGCGCAAGACCTGGCTACTGAAAAACGCCCTGAGCTTCCAGATCAGCCCGGACTGGCGCCTTGTGGGCAAGCTGAATTACTCCGACAGCCAGAGCTCACAGGGCGAGTTCTACGACGGCAAGTTCACCGAGGGCGTGATGGGCTATGCATACCGCCCGGTGGCGAACGACCGCTGGAACACATTGCTGAAGTACACCTACTTTTACAATGTGCCCACTACCGATCAGGTGCTGGTGACATCCAACAGCAGAAACAGCGCGACCGAGTTTGTGCAGAAGAGCCATATCTTCTCGGTGGACACCAACTACGATCTCACCCAGCGCTGGACCATCGGTGCCAAGTACGCCTATCGCCTCGGTCAGTTGAGTATGGAACGGGATAACCCGGAGTTCTTCGACAGTGCCGCCAGCCTGTATGTGCTGCGCGCCGACTGGCACTTCGTCAACAAGTGGGACCTGCTCATCGAGGGCCGCCTGCTCGACCTGCCGGACGCCGGCGACCGCAAGAGCGGCGCACTGCTGGCGCTGTATCGTCAGATGGGGCGTAACTTCAAGGCGGGCATCGGCTACAACTTCACCGACTTCTCCGATGACCTGACCGACCTGGACTACGACAGCCAGGGCGTCTTTATCAATATGGTGGGTAAGTTTTAA